AAAAGGTGAATTGGGTCAGCAGTGGCGATGTttttgggaaggagaagggctTGTGATGCTGAAGACCTAATGGGGTGTTAAAGGAGTTAAGGCACTTTCCATTGCACCTTTCAGGGCATGGCACAAACAGGTTACGAGCACTAAGACAATCGCCTCCGCTTTGCGCTATCTCCCAATTACACCCTAACTAGTATTGGTAAAAATCTGACACAGGCAGCGTGAAGTGGCTggagggtttttattttaagtcacTTCCTAGCATGAACAGCACAGTACAGAaatcttaaataataataataataataatgaaaaataaaaaataaaataaaataaaataaaataaaataaaataaaataaaataaaataaaataaataaaaaaatcagccatCAGCCCCCTCCTGCACACAGCAGGTTCAGCAGCGATGACTCTTggcccctccccccccagccgcaGGCGGGACCGCCCGGTTGCCAGGCAGTGACGTCACCGCCGCGCGCccgcccgctgcccgccgcgCGCCGGAAGGGCCTTGGCGCCGCGGTGACGTCAGCgcctcctcctttcccagcGAGGCCGCAGCGCAGGTAGGAGCGCGGCCGCCATCATCCGCCGCCATCCATCGCCGTCCGGCCCCGTCCGGCGCCATCGGGCCCtcggccgcccgccccggccctACCCCACGCATCTCCCCGCGCGGGCGGGCCGGGCTGCGCCGCGGATGGCCGCGGGCCGCGCTGCGGCCTAGCCGGGCGTTAATGGCGCCGGGAGGGCCgaggggggatgtgggggggaGGGGCGCTGCCCTGTCCTGCCAGGCGCTAACGGCCGGCACCGTCCCGCCGCCTCTGCCCGCAGGGCGCCATGGGCCGCGTCATCCGAGGCCAGAGGAAGGGCGCCGGGTCCGTGTTCCGCGCCCACGTCAAGCACAGGAAGGGCCCGGCCAAGCTCCGCGCCGTCGACTTCGCCGAGAGGCACGGCTACATCAAGGGCATCGTCAAGGTACGGCCGGGGTgggggctgcccgcggggaGGCGGTGCGCGGCTAAAGGGGTCTGCGGGCAGCGGCGTTGGGTGGCCTGCGGCCCCCCCCAGACCTCACTGTAAGGGATCTGCGGTGTTGTAGGTTGTGCTTAAAGCTGGTCCCTTGTTATACAGCCTTCTGGTGCCTCGTTAAATCTGTTCCTTGAAACATGAAACTACAAATCTGTGGCTGCGTATCAATAGGAAAGTGGATAGCATGCACGGCACGGTTTTCTGTTAGAGCTTTGCTAGCATAGGAATACGAGCATGCCTCTGTGTCACCTAAAGAGTTCTCTGTAATACGTGAAACATGAGAGGGGAGTTGCCCTGATAGCAGGttgcatcttaaaaaaaaaaaaaaaaagcaattataagCACAACCAATTGAAGCAAGGCAGTATTTAGTTTTAGCTTACTTTTAGTAATTTAGTGTACTTAATATCAGCAGTTTAGAAACACTTCTGTGCTAAAAAAGACTTAGAGAAATCACTGCGTTTGTCCAGATTTGTCTCTGCTGACAAATGCTAGCGTTTGGGCAATTCGTGGTGATGTTGGGCAGTTCAGTAGCATCTTGTGGATAGGTCTGATACCTGCAGAACGTCAGGAACAAACCAGTTTGGATCTGGTCGCTTTGAAGCAGCACACCTGGCCGGAGTCATTATTCCGTGATACGGATACTCGAGGTGGTGTTCTCACAAATGTGAATTTCTTTTCAACTTACTCACCCCAGGAGAAATCAAGACTCCTCTGAGAAAGGGGGCTCCTCGTGAGAACTACCTTAATAGTAATCATCTTCAGTCTTTGTAACGCTTTGGTTTCTGCAGAACCGGTGACAAATGCTGTGAGCTGCCCTAAAGCACGTGTCTGTTCCAACAGGACATCATTCATGATCCTGGCCGAGGAGCTCCCCTTGCCAAGATTGCATTCCGTGACCCGTACAGGTTTAAGAAGAGAACCGAGCTGTTCATCGCTGCTGAGGGGATTCATACCGGGCAGTTCGTTTACTGCGGCAAGAAGGGTGAGTTAAGGCTAAAATCGCGTTGCCTGAGAGGTTTCAAGAAGCACGAAGCAGATGTCAAGTGAATACAGAAAGTTCAGGATGCTTAAGTGCAGTTGTGAGCCTTTACAAAGCAATAGTTGCCAGTTGCTTTAACCAAACACTTCATTCGTGGAGACTGATGTCTCCTCACgtagtttttttccttattactgCCAGTTCTGTCAGGTGCTTGGATTGTTACGATGCTTACGGGCACGTTTTGCCTGCCTTTGGGTTACGCTGAATGTTGAAACGTGGGTTTGAACTCAGATAATGGGAAGTGCCGCTGCCTGCTGCCGTGGAAGTGTTCATGGCGCAGGGCCCCACGTTAAATAGCGCTGTAGTCTGAGTGCTGCCTGGCAGCCCGAGTGAAGCTGTCGCTGCTCTGTGGTTGCTCCTTGCAGCTCAGCTGAACATCGGCAATGTTCTGCCCGTCGGCACCATGCCGGAGGGCACCATCGTCTGCTGCCTCGAGGAGAAGCCCGGCGACCGTGGAAAGCTGGCCCGCGCTTCCGGCAACTACGCTACCGTTATCTCTCACAACCCCGAAACGAAGAAAACCAGGGTGAAGCTGCCCTCCGGCTCCAAGAAAGTGATTTCTTCTGCAAACAGAGCTGTTGTTGGTAAGCAGTGACAACTAGGAACTTGTCTTTTCCCTGAGCTTACGTACTGCCAAGCAAGCTGTCAAACGGGGCCACCTTCCCCACACTAGCTGCAGGACAGCAAAATTTAGAGGTGTATGTGACTGGACCCAGGGTTATGCACAGATCTGGTCTGTGCACAGGTGCCTAACTTGTGTGCCATGCCTACATTGCTCTTGCTAATGGGAACTTCTGAAATTTGGGGATTCTCTGAGTTAGTAGGAGAACAGAGAAGTAGATGCTGATTGC
This genomic window from Cygnus olor isolate bCygOlo1 chromosome 1, bCygOlo1.pri.v2, whole genome shotgun sequence contains:
- the RPL8 gene encoding 60S ribosomal protein L8 — protein: MGRVIRGQRKGAGSVFRAHVKHRKGPAKLRAVDFAERHGYIKGIVKDIIHDPGRGAPLAKIAFRDPYRFKKRTELFIAAEGIHTGQFVYCGKKAQLNIGNVLPVGTMPEGTIVCCLEEKPGDRGKLARASGNYATVISHNPETKKTRVKLPSGSKKVISSANRAVVGIVAGGGRIDKPILKAGRAYHKYKAKRNCWPRVRGVAMNPVEHPFGGGNHQHIGKPSTIRRDAPAGRKVGLIAARRTGRLRGTKTVQEKEN